A single genomic interval of Hydractinia symbiolongicarpus strain clone_291-10 chromosome 8, HSymV2.1, whole genome shotgun sequence harbors:
- the LOC130655190 gene encoding uncharacterized protein LOC130655190 isoform X2, with protein sequence MAKVAQVQYNTRTKRSRANDVKSPRQTALYYCKRGTDPKSFVKKWINDHIGYGVFTTLPLKHHQFVLQYPGKVLTRKEGERLELEYPTSCGSFIFFMDKKCVDATNETRLGKYVNHSSHRKYLNCYPKLIEEGGNAFICLFASYDIPLGTELRYNYGISGLEWQKDPTHNIPFNLEDLVSDRLVLSKNLTLVQGKNNLTSDVIAKKKEDNDENVGIITDILKKLLDDVVATQMENMVPDFSDSEDEGLKSSGNMLINLLPFMSMVEDSEEAEDISELDTLNHISSASGVQTSIDKDNLEVDFTTDSPSICEISVKNDSGLNVEDDMEIIDTDEEGKVENSIAIEKKETSVKKSANEKVGKSEEKEAKQINSRPLRPCFVCDKKIKHSKLNRHITLCHKHHPDVKDALNMPRKERLRAFANFRKIGIYNHNVKEIEEGGRNLLREKQNDSDDPLVMCTTCKGFYAKTFKARHKADCSKNSCQFPVTIALDCTSDESWKLSDDQFKQRILNIIRDDAVGTLAKSDPVILMVGHRLYGKIKRRLNKKMEVERSVRSDMRRLAHVYSRFKDRVLEVPRDCCNDKNNAGDMFLRENFEVLKYSIESYTHSDLEVQKSGLKAALYYVLKDAAEKLIGYYLGKNNDVDAEKIKNFLVLLKLRKDEIFADATYDLNMRRNVKTKKPAQLPNEGDVQLIRDYVIERIRHLSSDPFIIMDRHTFVELRDCACTRLVLYNGRRGGEPSRLTVTQWIEAEKDEWLDKQRIQDIAKETNLSSGTKITFQSGKGVNHLVPVFIPKDTVAAMKLLANEQVRKDAGVLEENSYIFPSTQGSDNHCSGWHSLDNVCAKLPIANRERISGTSNRHRLSTLIAGLGLSESDMSLAYDHFGHSERINKTIYQAPAAHRQLLSTGKHLSVLDNAQSIKNDNNFEKKGPNLVEENEKKFRDENAEKDTSKANTVKLPNKKKMKKSVQVGEKRQTHRNDTFKKEKTCAPTRKYALRKEKNVSQKTSEESKHFTNVNDDEPSEWSESSEDSELENSVKCTGQQERKYIQWSSEQEDKLYKKFARHIKNKKNGWPCSDDLKKFANEEGITVGTVRNKINNERGKIARQAEAKKKKMNIV encoded by the exons atggccAAGGTAGCTCAAGTTCAATACAATACT AGAACGAAAAGAAGTAGAGCTAATGATGTTAAATCGCCAAGACAAACTGCACTATATTATTGTAAAAGGGGAACTGATCCAAAATCATTTGTAAAGAAATGGATTAATGATCACATTg GATATGGTGTGTTTACAACATTGCCCCTGAAACATCACCAGTTTGTCCTGCAATATCCTGGAAAAGTTCTCACAAGAAAGGAAGGAGAGAGATTAGAGCTAGAGTATCCAACTTCCTGTGGatcatttattttctttatggaCAAAAAGTG tgttGATGCTACAAATGAGACCAGGCTGGGAAAATATGTGAACCATTCAAGTCATCGGAAATATTTGAATTGTTATCCAAAATTGATCGAGGAGGGTGGAAATGCATTCATATGTTTGTTTGCTTCCTATGACATTCCTTTAGGAACTGAACTGCGATACAATTATGGAATTTCAGGGCTAGAATGGCAAAAG GATCCAACACATAATATACCATTCAATTTAGAAGACCTAGTTTCAGATAGGCTA GTGTTGAGTAAGAACTTGACCTTGGTCCAAGGCAAGAATAACTTGACCTCTGATGTCATTGCAAAAAAG AAGGAGGATAATGACGAAAATGTGGGTATCATTacagatattctcaaaaaattGCTTGATGATGTGGTGGCAACTCAG atgGAAAATATGGTGCCAGATTTTTCAGACAGTGAAGATGAGGGACTAAAATCAAGTGGCAACat GTTAATAAATTTACTTCCCTTTATG TCCATGGTTGAAGATTCTGAAGAGGCAGAAGATATTTCAGAGTTGGATACTTTGAATCATATTTCGTCT GCTTCAGGTGTGCAAACAAGTATTGATAAAG acaatCTTGAGGTTGATTTTACTACGGACAGTCCATCCATATGTGAG ATTTCTGTGAAAAATGATTCCGGATTAAATGTTGAAGACGATATGGAAATCATTGATACAGACGAGGAAGGAAAAGTGGAGAACAGTATTGCTATAGAG AAGAAAGAAACATCTGTAAAGAAAAGCGCCAACGAG AAAGTGGGAAAATCTGAGGAAAAAGAAGCCAAAcag ATAAACTCAAGACCATTGAGACCCTGTTTTGTTTGCGATAAAAAGATCAAGCATTCGAAATTAAATAGACACATCACTTTATGTCATAAGCATCATCCAGATGTAAAGGATGCTTTGAACATGCCTCGAAAAGAAAGACTGAGAGCCTTCGCTAACTTTCGAAAAATTGGCATATATAATCATAATGTTAAAGAAATTGAGGAGGGCGGTAGAAATTTGTTGCGTGAAAAGCAAAACGATTCAGATGACCCACTTGTTATGTGCACCACCTGCAAAGGATTTTATGCCAAAACCTTTAAAGCTAGGCACAAGGCAGACTGCTCAAAGAACTCCTGTCAATTTCCTGTTACAATTGCTCTGGATTGTACTAGTGATGAGTCATGGAAGCTATCGGATGATCAATTTAAGCAGAGAATTTTGAACATCATCAGAGACGATGCCGTTGGTACTCTTGCCAAATCGGATCCCGTTATTTTGATGGTTGGTCATCGCCTCTatggcaaaataaaaagaagactaAACAAAAAGATGGAAGTTGAACGGTCTGTTCGAAGCGACATGCGTCGTCTGGCACATGTTTATTCCAGATTTAAAGATAGGGTGTTGGAAGTACCAAGAGATTGTTGTAATGACAAAAACAATGCTGGTGACATGTTTCTGAGGGAAAATTTTGAGGTGCTGAAATATTCTATTGAATCCTACACTCATTCTGATTTGGAAGTTCAAAAGTCAGGACTTAAGGCAGCCTTGTACTACGTGTTGAAAGACGCCGCCGAAAAACTAATTGGTTATTACCTTGGTAAAAATAATGATGTTGatgcagaaaaaattaaaaactttttggtaTTGCTGAAATTACGCAAAGATGAAATATTCGCTGACGCAACGTATGATTTAAACATGAGAAGGaatgtaaaaactaaaaaacctgCACAACTTCCAAACGAAGGCGATGTCCAACTAATTCGAGATTATGTGATTGAAAGGATACGCCACTTATCATCAGATCCATTTATCATCATGGACAGACATACGTTTGTTGAACTACGTGATTGTGCTTGCACTCGTCTTGTGCTGTATAATGGCCGAAGAGGTGGAGAACCATCGCGTCTAACCGTTACGCAGTGGATTGAAGCTGAAAAGGATGAATGGTTAGACAAACAGCGGATACAGGATATTGCAAAAGAAACTAACTTAAGCAGTGGGACAAAGATCACATTTCAATCGGGAAAAGGAGTCAACCATTTAGTTCCTGTTTTTATTCCTAAAGATACTGTTGCTGCAATGAAGTTGTTGGCTAACGAGCAAGTAAGGAAAGATGCTGGTGTCCTTGAAGAAAACTCATACATATTTCCCAGTACCCAAGGTTCTGATAATCATTGCTCTGGATGGCATAGCTTAGATAATGTTTGTGCAAAACTTCCAATTGCCAACAGAGAAAGAATTAGTGGTACAAGTAACCGACATCGCCTTAGTACCTTAATTGCTGGTTTAGGTCTATCAGAGTCCGATATGAGTTTGGCCTATGATCATTTTGGGCACAGTGAGAGAATTAACAAAACGATATACCAAGCACCAGCTGCTCATCGACAACTATTGTCAACTGGGAAACATCTATCTGTCCTTGATAATG CGCAAAGTATAAAGAATGACAATAACTTCGAGAAAAAGGGTCCTAACTTagttgaagaaaatgaaaaaaaatttagag ATGAAAATGCTGAAAAAGACACAAGTAAAGCGAACACTGTAAAATTAccgaataaaaagaaaatgaagaaaagtgTACAAGTGGGAGAAAAAAGACAAACTCATCGAAAcgatacatttaaaaaagagaaaacttgCG CACCCACGAGAAAGTATGCACTTAGAAAAGAAAAGAACGTTTCTCAAA AAACATCTGAAGAATCCAAACATTTTACAAATGTGAACGATGATGAACCTTCTGAATGGTCTGAATCAAGTGAAGATAGCGAACTCGAGAATTCTGTAAAATGCACTG GTcaacaagaaagaaaatacATTCAATGGTCGTCAGAGCAAGAGGATAAACTATACAAAAAATTTGCaagacatataaaaaataaaaaaaatggatgGCCTT GCTCTGATGATCTGAAAAAATTCGCCAACGAGGAAGGAATTACTGTTGGAACTGTtcgaaataaaattaacaatgaAAGAG
- the LOC130655190 gene encoding uncharacterized protein LOC130655190 isoform X3, producing MAKVAQVQYNTRTKRSRANDVKSPRQTALYYCKRGTDPKSFVKKWINDHIGYGVFTTLPLKHHQFVLQYPGKVLTRKEGERLELEYPTSCGSFIFFMDKKCVDATNETRLGKYVNHSSHRKYLNCYPKLIEEGGNAFICLFASYDIPLGTELRYNYGISGLEWQKDPTHNIPFNLEDLVSDRLVLSKNLTLVQGKNNLTSDVIAKKKEDNDENVGIITDILKKLLDDVVATQMENMVPDFSDSEDEGLKSSGNMLINLLPFMSMVEDSEEAEDISELDTLNHISSVTVSTPIQTRKLSVQYKASGVQTSIDKDNLEVDFTTDSPSICEISVKNDSGLNVEDDMEIIDTDEEGKVENSIAIEKKETSVKKSANEKVGKSEEKEAKQINSRPLRPCFVCDKKIKHSKLNRHITLCHKHHPDVKDALNMPRKERLRAFANFRKIGIYNHNVKEIEEGGRNLLREKQNDSDDPLVMCTTCKGFYAKTFKARHKADCSKNSCQFPVTIALDCTSDESWKLSDDQFKQRILNIIRDDAVGTLAKSDPVILMVGHRLYGKIKRRLNKKMEVERSVRSDMRRLAHVYSRFKDRVLEVPRDCCNDKNNAGDMFLRENFEVLKYSIESYTHSDLEVQKSGLKAALYYVLKDAAEKLIGYYLGKNNDVDAEKIKNFLVLLKLRKDEIFADATYDLNMRRNVKTKKPAQLPNEGDVQLIRDYVIERIRHLSSDPFIIMDRHTFVELRDCACTRLVLYNGRRGGEPSRLTVTQWIEAEKDEWLDKQRIQDIAKETNLSSGTKITFQSGKGVNHLVPVFIPKDTVAAMKLLANEQVRKDAGVLEENSYIFPSTQGSDNHCSGWHSLDNVCAKLPIANRERISGTSNRHRLSTLIAGLGLSESDMSLAYDHFGHSERINKTIYQAPAAHRQLLSTGKHLSVLDNDENAEKDTSKANTVKLPNKKKMKKSVQVGEKRQTHRNDTFKKEKTCAPTRKYALRKEKNVSQKTSEESKHFTNVNDDEPSEWSESSEDSELENSVKCTGQQERKYIQWSSEQEDKLYKKFARHIKNKKNGWPCSDDLKKFANEEGITVGTVRNKINNERGKIARQAEAKKKKMNIV from the exons atggccAAGGTAGCTCAAGTTCAATACAATACT AGAACGAAAAGAAGTAGAGCTAATGATGTTAAATCGCCAAGACAAACTGCACTATATTATTGTAAAAGGGGAACTGATCCAAAATCATTTGTAAAGAAATGGATTAATGATCACATTg GATATGGTGTGTTTACAACATTGCCCCTGAAACATCACCAGTTTGTCCTGCAATATCCTGGAAAAGTTCTCACAAGAAAGGAAGGAGAGAGATTAGAGCTAGAGTATCCAACTTCCTGTGGatcatttattttctttatggaCAAAAAGTG tgttGATGCTACAAATGAGACCAGGCTGGGAAAATATGTGAACCATTCAAGTCATCGGAAATATTTGAATTGTTATCCAAAATTGATCGAGGAGGGTGGAAATGCATTCATATGTTTGTTTGCTTCCTATGACATTCCTTTAGGAACTGAACTGCGATACAATTATGGAATTTCAGGGCTAGAATGGCAAAAG GATCCAACACATAATATACCATTCAATTTAGAAGACCTAGTTTCAGATAGGCTA GTGTTGAGTAAGAACTTGACCTTGGTCCAAGGCAAGAATAACTTGACCTCTGATGTCATTGCAAAAAAG AAGGAGGATAATGACGAAAATGTGGGTATCATTacagatattctcaaaaaattGCTTGATGATGTGGTGGCAACTCAG atgGAAAATATGGTGCCAGATTTTTCAGACAGTGAAGATGAGGGACTAAAATCAAGTGGCAACat GTTAATAAATTTACTTCCCTTTATG TCCATGGTTGAAGATTCTGAAGAGGCAGAAGATATTTCAGAGTTGGATACTTTGAATCATATTTCGTCT GTCACAGTTTCAACTCCGATACAGACTAGAAAACTATCAGTTCAGTATAAG GCTTCAGGTGTGCAAACAAGTATTGATAAAG acaatCTTGAGGTTGATTTTACTACGGACAGTCCATCCATATGTGAG ATTTCTGTGAAAAATGATTCCGGATTAAATGTTGAAGACGATATGGAAATCATTGATACAGACGAGGAAGGAAAAGTGGAGAACAGTATTGCTATAGAG AAGAAAGAAACATCTGTAAAGAAAAGCGCCAACGAG AAAGTGGGAAAATCTGAGGAAAAAGAAGCCAAAcag ATAAACTCAAGACCATTGAGACCCTGTTTTGTTTGCGATAAAAAGATCAAGCATTCGAAATTAAATAGACACATCACTTTATGTCATAAGCATCATCCAGATGTAAAGGATGCTTTGAACATGCCTCGAAAAGAAAGACTGAGAGCCTTCGCTAACTTTCGAAAAATTGGCATATATAATCATAATGTTAAAGAAATTGAGGAGGGCGGTAGAAATTTGTTGCGTGAAAAGCAAAACGATTCAGATGACCCACTTGTTATGTGCACCACCTGCAAAGGATTTTATGCCAAAACCTTTAAAGCTAGGCACAAGGCAGACTGCTCAAAGAACTCCTGTCAATTTCCTGTTACAATTGCTCTGGATTGTACTAGTGATGAGTCATGGAAGCTATCGGATGATCAATTTAAGCAGAGAATTTTGAACATCATCAGAGACGATGCCGTTGGTACTCTTGCCAAATCGGATCCCGTTATTTTGATGGTTGGTCATCGCCTCTatggcaaaataaaaagaagactaAACAAAAAGATGGAAGTTGAACGGTCTGTTCGAAGCGACATGCGTCGTCTGGCACATGTTTATTCCAGATTTAAAGATAGGGTGTTGGAAGTACCAAGAGATTGTTGTAATGACAAAAACAATGCTGGTGACATGTTTCTGAGGGAAAATTTTGAGGTGCTGAAATATTCTATTGAATCCTACACTCATTCTGATTTGGAAGTTCAAAAGTCAGGACTTAAGGCAGCCTTGTACTACGTGTTGAAAGACGCCGCCGAAAAACTAATTGGTTATTACCTTGGTAAAAATAATGATGTTGatgcagaaaaaattaaaaactttttggtaTTGCTGAAATTACGCAAAGATGAAATATTCGCTGACGCAACGTATGATTTAAACATGAGAAGGaatgtaaaaactaaaaaacctgCACAACTTCCAAACGAAGGCGATGTCCAACTAATTCGAGATTATGTGATTGAAAGGATACGCCACTTATCATCAGATCCATTTATCATCATGGACAGACATACGTTTGTTGAACTACGTGATTGTGCTTGCACTCGTCTTGTGCTGTATAATGGCCGAAGAGGTGGAGAACCATCGCGTCTAACCGTTACGCAGTGGATTGAAGCTGAAAAGGATGAATGGTTAGACAAACAGCGGATACAGGATATTGCAAAAGAAACTAACTTAAGCAGTGGGACAAAGATCACATTTCAATCGGGAAAAGGAGTCAACCATTTAGTTCCTGTTTTTATTCCTAAAGATACTGTTGCTGCAATGAAGTTGTTGGCTAACGAGCAAGTAAGGAAAGATGCTGGTGTCCTTGAAGAAAACTCATACATATTTCCCAGTACCCAAGGTTCTGATAATCATTGCTCTGGATGGCATAGCTTAGATAATGTTTGTGCAAAACTTCCAATTGCCAACAGAGAAAGAATTAGTGGTACAAGTAACCGACATCGCCTTAGTACCTTAATTGCTGGTTTAGGTCTATCAGAGTCCGATATGAGTTTGGCCTATGATCATTTTGGGCACAGTGAGAGAATTAACAAAACGATATACCAAGCACCAGCTGCTCATCGACAACTATTGTCAACTGGGAAACATCTATCTGTCCTTGATAATG ATGAAAATGCTGAAAAAGACACAAGTAAAGCGAACACTGTAAAATTAccgaataaaaagaaaatgaagaaaagtgTACAAGTGGGAGAAAAAAGACAAACTCATCGAAAcgatacatttaaaaaagagaaaacttgCG CACCCACGAGAAAGTATGCACTTAGAAAAGAAAAGAACGTTTCTCAAA AAACATCTGAAGAATCCAAACATTTTACAAATGTGAACGATGATGAACCTTCTGAATGGTCTGAATCAAGTGAAGATAGCGAACTCGAGAATTCTGTAAAATGCACTG GTcaacaagaaagaaaatacATTCAATGGTCGTCAGAGCAAGAGGATAAACTATACAAAAAATTTGCaagacatataaaaaataaaaaaaatggatgGCCTT GCTCTGATGATCTGAAAAAATTCGCCAACGAGGAAGGAATTACTGTTGGAACTGTtcgaaataaaattaacaatgaAAGAG
- the LOC130655190 gene encoding uncharacterized protein LOC130655190 isoform X1 — MAKVAQVQYNTRTKRSRANDVKSPRQTALYYCKRGTDPKSFVKKWINDHIGYGVFTTLPLKHHQFVLQYPGKVLTRKEGERLELEYPTSCGSFIFFMDKKCVDATNETRLGKYVNHSSHRKYLNCYPKLIEEGGNAFICLFASYDIPLGTELRYNYGISGLEWQKDPTHNIPFNLEDLVSDRLVLSKNLTLVQGKNNLTSDVIAKKKEDNDENVGIITDILKKLLDDVVATQMENMVPDFSDSEDEGLKSSGNMLINLLPFMSMVEDSEEAEDISELDTLNHISSVTVSTPIQTRKLSVQYKASGVQTSIDKDNLEVDFTTDSPSICEISVKNDSGLNVEDDMEIIDTDEEGKVENSIAIEKKETSVKKSANEKVGKSEEKEAKQINSRPLRPCFVCDKKIKHSKLNRHITLCHKHHPDVKDALNMPRKERLRAFANFRKIGIYNHNVKEIEEGGRNLLREKQNDSDDPLVMCTTCKGFYAKTFKARHKADCSKNSCQFPVTIALDCTSDESWKLSDDQFKQRILNIIRDDAVGTLAKSDPVILMVGHRLYGKIKRRLNKKMEVERSVRSDMRRLAHVYSRFKDRVLEVPRDCCNDKNNAGDMFLRENFEVLKYSIESYTHSDLEVQKSGLKAALYYVLKDAAEKLIGYYLGKNNDVDAEKIKNFLVLLKLRKDEIFADATYDLNMRRNVKTKKPAQLPNEGDVQLIRDYVIERIRHLSSDPFIIMDRHTFVELRDCACTRLVLYNGRRGGEPSRLTVTQWIEAEKDEWLDKQRIQDIAKETNLSSGTKITFQSGKGVNHLVPVFIPKDTVAAMKLLANEQVRKDAGVLEENSYIFPSTQGSDNHCSGWHSLDNVCAKLPIANRERISGTSNRHRLSTLIAGLGLSESDMSLAYDHFGHSERINKTIYQAPAAHRQLLSTGKHLSVLDNAQSIKNDNNFEKKGPNLVEENEKKFRDENAEKDTSKANTVKLPNKKKMKKSVQVGEKRQTHRNDTFKKEKTCAPTRKYALRKEKNVSQKTSEESKHFTNVNDDEPSEWSESSEDSELENSVKCTGQQERKYIQWSSEQEDKLYKKFARHIKNKKNGWPCSDDLKKFANEEGITVGTVRNKINNERGKIARQAEAKKKKMNIV; from the exons atggccAAGGTAGCTCAAGTTCAATACAATACT AGAACGAAAAGAAGTAGAGCTAATGATGTTAAATCGCCAAGACAAACTGCACTATATTATTGTAAAAGGGGAACTGATCCAAAATCATTTGTAAAGAAATGGATTAATGATCACATTg GATATGGTGTGTTTACAACATTGCCCCTGAAACATCACCAGTTTGTCCTGCAATATCCTGGAAAAGTTCTCACAAGAAAGGAAGGAGAGAGATTAGAGCTAGAGTATCCAACTTCCTGTGGatcatttattttctttatggaCAAAAAGTG tgttGATGCTACAAATGAGACCAGGCTGGGAAAATATGTGAACCATTCAAGTCATCGGAAATATTTGAATTGTTATCCAAAATTGATCGAGGAGGGTGGAAATGCATTCATATGTTTGTTTGCTTCCTATGACATTCCTTTAGGAACTGAACTGCGATACAATTATGGAATTTCAGGGCTAGAATGGCAAAAG GATCCAACACATAATATACCATTCAATTTAGAAGACCTAGTTTCAGATAGGCTA GTGTTGAGTAAGAACTTGACCTTGGTCCAAGGCAAGAATAACTTGACCTCTGATGTCATTGCAAAAAAG AAGGAGGATAATGACGAAAATGTGGGTATCATTacagatattctcaaaaaattGCTTGATGATGTGGTGGCAACTCAG atgGAAAATATGGTGCCAGATTTTTCAGACAGTGAAGATGAGGGACTAAAATCAAGTGGCAACat GTTAATAAATTTACTTCCCTTTATG TCCATGGTTGAAGATTCTGAAGAGGCAGAAGATATTTCAGAGTTGGATACTTTGAATCATATTTCGTCT GTCACAGTTTCAACTCCGATACAGACTAGAAAACTATCAGTTCAGTATAAG GCTTCAGGTGTGCAAACAAGTATTGATAAAG acaatCTTGAGGTTGATTTTACTACGGACAGTCCATCCATATGTGAG ATTTCTGTGAAAAATGATTCCGGATTAAATGTTGAAGACGATATGGAAATCATTGATACAGACGAGGAAGGAAAAGTGGAGAACAGTATTGCTATAGAG AAGAAAGAAACATCTGTAAAGAAAAGCGCCAACGAG AAAGTGGGAAAATCTGAGGAAAAAGAAGCCAAAcag ATAAACTCAAGACCATTGAGACCCTGTTTTGTTTGCGATAAAAAGATCAAGCATTCGAAATTAAATAGACACATCACTTTATGTCATAAGCATCATCCAGATGTAAAGGATGCTTTGAACATGCCTCGAAAAGAAAGACTGAGAGCCTTCGCTAACTTTCGAAAAATTGGCATATATAATCATAATGTTAAAGAAATTGAGGAGGGCGGTAGAAATTTGTTGCGTGAAAAGCAAAACGATTCAGATGACCCACTTGTTATGTGCACCACCTGCAAAGGATTTTATGCCAAAACCTTTAAAGCTAGGCACAAGGCAGACTGCTCAAAGAACTCCTGTCAATTTCCTGTTACAATTGCTCTGGATTGTACTAGTGATGAGTCATGGAAGCTATCGGATGATCAATTTAAGCAGAGAATTTTGAACATCATCAGAGACGATGCCGTTGGTACTCTTGCCAAATCGGATCCCGTTATTTTGATGGTTGGTCATCGCCTCTatggcaaaataaaaagaagactaAACAAAAAGATGGAAGTTGAACGGTCTGTTCGAAGCGACATGCGTCGTCTGGCACATGTTTATTCCAGATTTAAAGATAGGGTGTTGGAAGTACCAAGAGATTGTTGTAATGACAAAAACAATGCTGGTGACATGTTTCTGAGGGAAAATTTTGAGGTGCTGAAATATTCTATTGAATCCTACACTCATTCTGATTTGGAAGTTCAAAAGTCAGGACTTAAGGCAGCCTTGTACTACGTGTTGAAAGACGCCGCCGAAAAACTAATTGGTTATTACCTTGGTAAAAATAATGATGTTGatgcagaaaaaattaaaaactttttggtaTTGCTGAAATTACGCAAAGATGAAATATTCGCTGACGCAACGTATGATTTAAACATGAGAAGGaatgtaaaaactaaaaaacctgCACAACTTCCAAACGAAGGCGATGTCCAACTAATTCGAGATTATGTGATTGAAAGGATACGCCACTTATCATCAGATCCATTTATCATCATGGACAGACATACGTTTGTTGAACTACGTGATTGTGCTTGCACTCGTCTTGTGCTGTATAATGGCCGAAGAGGTGGAGAACCATCGCGTCTAACCGTTACGCAGTGGATTGAAGCTGAAAAGGATGAATGGTTAGACAAACAGCGGATACAGGATATTGCAAAAGAAACTAACTTAAGCAGTGGGACAAAGATCACATTTCAATCGGGAAAAGGAGTCAACCATTTAGTTCCTGTTTTTATTCCTAAAGATACTGTTGCTGCAATGAAGTTGTTGGCTAACGAGCAAGTAAGGAAAGATGCTGGTGTCCTTGAAGAAAACTCATACATATTTCCCAGTACCCAAGGTTCTGATAATCATTGCTCTGGATGGCATAGCTTAGATAATGTTTGTGCAAAACTTCCAATTGCCAACAGAGAAAGAATTAGTGGTACAAGTAACCGACATCGCCTTAGTACCTTAATTGCTGGTTTAGGTCTATCAGAGTCCGATATGAGTTTGGCCTATGATCATTTTGGGCACAGTGAGAGAATTAACAAAACGATATACCAAGCACCAGCTGCTCATCGACAACTATTGTCAACTGGGAAACATCTATCTGTCCTTGATAATG CGCAAAGTATAAAGAATGACAATAACTTCGAGAAAAAGGGTCCTAACTTagttgaagaaaatgaaaaaaaatttagag ATGAAAATGCTGAAAAAGACACAAGTAAAGCGAACACTGTAAAATTAccgaataaaaagaaaatgaagaaaagtgTACAAGTGGGAGAAAAAAGACAAACTCATCGAAAcgatacatttaaaaaagagaaaacttgCG CACCCACGAGAAAGTATGCACTTAGAAAAGAAAAGAACGTTTCTCAAA AAACATCTGAAGAATCCAAACATTTTACAAATGTGAACGATGATGAACCTTCTGAATGGTCTGAATCAAGTGAAGATAGCGAACTCGAGAATTCTGTAAAATGCACTG GTcaacaagaaagaaaatacATTCAATGGTCGTCAGAGCAAGAGGATAAACTATACAAAAAATTTGCaagacatataaaaaataaaaaaaatggatgGCCTT GCTCTGATGATCTGAAAAAATTCGCCAACGAGGAAGGAATTACTGTTGGAACTGTtcgaaataaaattaacaatgaAAGAG